A genomic region of Papaver somniferum cultivar HN1 chromosome 7, ASM357369v1, whole genome shotgun sequence contains the following coding sequences:
- the LOC113292723 gene encoding uncharacterized protein LOC113292723 isoform X1, protein MGQFLGGIHDKFDGKKWKRAQLQKITDKVFDRFRDESGKVELTFEELYIAVLLIYNDLNKHLPGPHFDPPTKVQLKTMMEKYDMNLDGELNHEEFTKFVQKLTTDALKAVTQGLIICLVAAPTIALLTKRATEGVPGVGKVVQKVPSSIYASIVTLAVVFSSKNQASFPNRPFKICRLQSVVPYFHSL, encoded by the exons ATGGGTCAATTTTTGGGAGGTATCCATGACAAATTCGATG GTAAGAAATGGAAGCGTGCCCAACTACAAAAGATAACAGACAAAGTTTTTGATCGTTTTAGAGATGAGTCTGGAAAGGTCGAattgacatttgaagaactatatatTGCAGTCTTACTTATCTACAA TGATCTTAACAAGCATTTGCCTGGACCCCATTTCGATCCCCCAACTAAAGTTCAGCTTAAAACTATGATGGAG AAATACGATATGAACCTCGATGGGGAACTCAACCACGAAGAGTTTACGAAGTTTGTTCAGAAATTGACAACAGATGCTCTGAAAGCGGTGACCCAGGGTTTGATCATCTGTTTGGTTGCAGCACCAACAATAGCATTGTTGACAAAGAGGGCAACGGAAGGCGTCCCAGGTGTTGGAAAGGTGGTGCAGAAGGTTCCCAGTTCAATTTATGCGTCGATCGTTACTCTGGCAGTTGTTTTCTCATCCAAAAATCAGGCGAGCTTTCCGAATAGACCTTTTAAAATTTGCAGACTGCAGTCAGTTGTTCCTTATTTCCACAGTTTGTAA
- the LOC113292723 gene encoding uncharacterized protein LOC113292723 isoform X2 yields MGLIHSAGKKWKRAQLQKITDKVFDRFRDESGKVELTFEELYIAVLLIYNDLNKHLPGPHFDPPTKVQLKTMMEKYDMNLDGELNHEEFTKFVQKLTTDALKAVTQGLIICLVAAPTIALLTKRATEGVPGVGKVVQKVPSSIYASIVTLAVVFSSKNQASFPNRPFKICRLQSVVPYFHSL; encoded by the exons ATGGGTTTGATTCATTCTGCAGGTAAGAAATGGAAGCGTGCCCAACTACAAAAGATAACAGACAAAGTTTTTGATCGTTTTAGAGATGAGTCTGGAAAGGTCGAattgacatttgaagaactatatatTGCAGTCTTACTTATCTACAA TGATCTTAACAAGCATTTGCCTGGACCCCATTTCGATCCCCCAACTAAAGTTCAGCTTAAAACTATGATGGAG AAATACGATATGAACCTCGATGGGGAACTCAACCACGAAGAGTTTACGAAGTTTGTTCAGAAATTGACAACAGATGCTCTGAAAGCGGTGACCCAGGGTTTGATCATCTGTTTGGTTGCAGCACCAACAATAGCATTGTTGACAAAGAGGGCAACGGAAGGCGTCCCAGGTGTTGGAAAGGTGGTGCAGAAGGTTCCCAGTTCAATTTATGCGTCGATCGTTACTCTGGCAGTTGTTTTCTCATCCAAAAATCAGGCGAGCTTTCCGAATAGACCTTTTAAAATTTGCAGACTGCAGTCAGTTGTTCCTTATTTCCACAGTTTGTAA